Proteins from one Amycolatopsis benzoatilytica AK 16/65 genomic window:
- a CDS encoding SRPBCC family protein, with translation MAAKSLKDAAGKAAGTVGKATDTAGHAISQATKPPGELGDALRGLGQAAMNRAANSLTDRISSTAGRLTDFAAGNGSGGLLAAATGGQPGVKGKAMTGALKGALSGVAEKAKAALTGSARSKGEKIKLTNIVEEIDIGAPVDLVYDRWTQFSEFPSFMKKVENVEQVSDEKTEWRAQIFWSHRNWEATIREQVPYERIVWRSKGQKGHVDGAVTFHELTPDLTKVLLVLAYHPQGLFERTGNLWRAQGRRVRLELKHFRRQVMMNDLLDPDSVEGWHGEIRDSKVADGQDRTAPESDEAEDQPEDEADAEAEDEPSEDEEDSGETDERGDR, from the coding sequence ATGGCCGCCAAGAGCCTGAAAGACGCCGCGGGGAAAGCGGCTGGCACCGTGGGGAAAGCGACTGACACCGCGGGACACGCGATCAGCCAGGCGACGAAACCGCCAGGCGAGCTGGGCGACGCGCTGCGCGGCCTGGGTCAGGCAGCGATGAACCGCGCGGCGAACTCGCTCACCGACCGGATTTCGTCCACCGCCGGACGGTTGACCGATTTCGCCGCGGGCAACGGCAGCGGCGGGCTGCTGGCAGCCGCCACCGGCGGGCAGCCCGGAGTCAAGGGCAAGGCGATGACCGGCGCGCTCAAGGGGGCGCTGTCCGGAGTCGCGGAGAAGGCCAAGGCCGCGCTGACCGGATCGGCCCGCAGCAAGGGCGAAAAGATCAAGCTCACCAACATCGTCGAGGAGATCGACATCGGCGCGCCGGTCGACCTCGTGTACGACCGGTGGACCCAGTTCAGCGAGTTCCCGTCGTTCATGAAAAAGGTCGAGAACGTCGAGCAGGTCAGCGACGAGAAAACCGAGTGGCGGGCGCAGATCTTCTGGTCGCACCGCAACTGGGAGGCCACGATCCGCGAGCAGGTGCCCTACGAACGGATCGTATGGCGGTCGAAGGGCCAGAAGGGCCATGTCGACGGCGCGGTCACGTTCCACGAGCTGACCCCAGATCTCACGAAGGTGTTGCTGGTCCTCGCCTACCACCCGCAGGGACTGTTCGAGCGCACCGGCAACCTCTGGCGCGCCCAGGGCCGCCGGGTCCGGCTTGAGCTCAAGCATTTCCGCCGGCAGGTGATGATGAACGACCTGCTCGATCCGGACAGCGTCGAAGGCTGGCACGGCGAGATCCGCGACAGCAAGGTCGCGGATGGCCAAGACCGGACCGCACCGGAAAGCGACGAGGCCGAAGACCAGCCCGAAGACGAAGCCGACGCCGAGGCCGAAGACGAGCCATCGGAGGACGAAGAGGACTCCGGAGAAACCGACGAGAGAGGTGACCGATGA
- a CDS encoding amino acid permease, which produces MADQIAEQGQEAAAGPKKLRSRHITMIALGGIIGASLFVGSGNVVRSVGPAAVVSYLLGGLLVFLAMRMLGEMAAARPAIGSFMEYARVGLGEGAGYLVGWLYWYYWIGVIAFEAVVGGSVLNGWFPAVPPWAFSVLLLLLFTTTNLVSARSFGEVEYWLASIKVAAIVVFLAVGALFAFGLWPKASFSIPNLWQHGGFAPHGWWPVLSGVAIVIFSYFGTEIAVMAAAESEDPAKGVRQAVVTVIWRILLFFVGGVLLIVTIVPWNQLPNPKQEGPFAHAFSLFGLPGAGLVMNAVVLTAACSVLNSGLYSAGRMFSALGERGLAPRLVARKNKSGVPAVAVIASTVGGYLAVIVNFVAPDSGIFDFIMNSAGLVALFVYSFIAVTQMRMRQKMTPEERAGLKLKMWLHPWLGLLTIAGVIAIVVVMLLTDDSARTQVWTSIVSLAVIAAFWPLVRRSLNRKRAAAGAGQDG; this is translated from the coding sequence ATGGCCGATCAAATCGCCGAGCAGGGGCAGGAGGCAGCCGCGGGGCCCAAGAAGCTGCGGTCGCGACACATCACGATGATCGCGCTCGGCGGGATCATCGGAGCCAGCCTGTTCGTCGGGTCCGGGAACGTCGTGCGGTCGGTGGGTCCGGCGGCGGTGGTGTCGTATCTGCTCGGCGGGCTGCTGGTTTTCCTCGCCATGCGGATGCTCGGCGAGATGGCCGCGGCGCGCCCGGCGATCGGGTCGTTCATGGAGTACGCGCGGGTCGGGCTCGGCGAGGGCGCGGGATACCTGGTCGGCTGGCTGTACTGGTACTACTGGATCGGCGTGATCGCCTTCGAGGCGGTCGTCGGCGGGTCGGTCCTGAACGGGTGGTTCCCGGCCGTGCCGCCGTGGGCGTTCTCGGTGCTCCTGCTGCTCCTGTTCACCACCACCAACCTGGTCTCGGCGCGCTCGTTCGGCGAGGTCGAGTACTGGCTGGCCAGCATCAAGGTCGCCGCGATCGTGGTGTTCCTCGCGGTCGGCGCGCTGTTCGCGTTCGGACTCTGGCCGAAGGCCAGCTTCTCGATCCCGAACCTCTGGCAGCACGGCGGATTCGCGCCGCACGGCTGGTGGCCGGTGCTCAGCGGCGTCGCGATCGTGATCTTCTCCTACTTCGGCACCGAGATCGCGGTCATGGCGGCCGCCGAATCCGAGGACCCGGCGAAGGGAGTGCGGCAGGCCGTCGTCACGGTGATCTGGCGGATCCTGCTGTTCTTCGTCGGCGGGGTGCTGCTGATCGTCACCATCGTGCCGTGGAACCAGCTGCCCAACCCGAAGCAGGAGGGACCGTTCGCACACGCGTTCAGCCTGTTCGGGCTGCCCGGCGCGGGCCTGGTGATGAACGCGGTCGTGCTCACCGCGGCGTGTTCGGTACTCAACTCCGGTCTCTATTCGGCCGGCCGGATGTTTTCCGCGCTCGGCGAACGAGGCCTCGCGCCGCGGCTGGTGGCGCGCAAGAACAAGTCCGGTGTGCCGGCGGTCGCGGTGATCGCGTCGACGGTCGGCGGGTACCTCGCGGTGATCGTCAACTTCGTCGCGCCGGACTCGGGCATCTTCGACTTCATCATGAACTCGGCGGGCCTGGTCGCGCTGTTCGTGTACTCGTTCATCGCCGTGACGCAGATGCGGATGCGGCAGAAGATGACCCCGGAGGAACGCGCCGGGCTGAAGCTCAAGATGTGGCTGCACCCGTGGCTGGGCCTGCTGACCATCGCCGGGGTGATCGCGATCGTGGTCGTCATGCTGCTCACCGACGATTCGGCCCGCACCCAGGTCTGGACCAGCATCGTGTCGCTGGCGGTGATCGCGGCGTTCTGGCCTCTGGTGCGGCGCAGCCTGAACCGGAAGCGCGCAGCGGCAGGTGCTGGGCAGGACGGCTGA
- a CDS encoding M15 family metallopeptidase has protein sequence MRRTKTRGLAAAVMSLLTCLLVAPAASADPEPKAPPEFVALRDVDPTIVQEIRYITPHNFTGAPVDGYRQPMCIVTRDAARALHKAQLSFLRQGLTLKVYDCYRPQRAVDNFVRWAEDLSDLRMKAEFYPRVEKDRLFADGYIAAKSGHSRGSTVDLTVVPLPALPTRPYRPGEPLKPCYGPKADRFPDNSLDMGTGFDCFDTLAHTLDPRIQGQQRANRMILLHGMEAAGFKNLPEEWWHYTYQPETFPDTYFNFPISRRSLT, from the coding sequence ATGCGCCGAACCAAGACGCGCGGCCTGGCGGCCGCCGTGATGAGTCTGCTGACCTGTCTGCTCGTGGCACCGGCGGCGTCCGCCGATCCGGAACCCAAGGCTCCGCCCGAATTCGTGGCGCTGCGCGACGTCGACCCGACGATCGTGCAGGAAATCCGGTACATCACCCCGCACAACTTCACCGGCGCGCCGGTCGACGGCTACCGCCAGCCGATGTGCATCGTCACCCGGGACGCGGCGCGGGCCCTGCACAAAGCGCAGCTGTCGTTCCTGCGCCAGGGGCTGACGCTGAAGGTGTACGACTGCTATCGCCCGCAGCGCGCCGTCGACAATTTCGTGCGCTGGGCAGAGGATCTGTCCGACCTGCGGATGAAAGCCGAGTTCTATCCCCGGGTCGAGAAGGACCGGCTGTTCGCGGACGGGTACATCGCGGCGAAGTCCGGGCACAGCCGCGGCAGCACGGTCGATCTGACCGTCGTTCCGCTGCCGGCGCTCCCGACCCGGCCGTACCGGCCGGGGGAGCCGCTGAAGCCCTGCTACGGTCCGAAGGCGGACCGGTTCCCGGACAACTCGCTCGACATGGGCACCGGTTTCGACTGCTTCGACACCCTCGCGCACACGCTCGACCCGCGAATCCAGGGCCAGCAGCGCGCGAACCGGATGATCCTCCTGCACGGCATGGAGGCGGCCGGGTTCAAGAACCTGCCGGAGGAATGGTGGCATTACACCTACCAGCCGGAGACGTTCCCGGACACCTACTTCAACTTCCCGATTTCCCGCCGTTCGCTGACCTGA